One window from the genome of Carassius carassius chromosome 15, fCarCar2.1, whole genome shotgun sequence encodes:
- the negaly6 gene encoding neuromast-expressed gpi-anchored lymphocyte antigen 6: MAQPLLFILISTLFYEVNSLTCYQCIPETSIKCTETKVECPVGQCGTMRTTSYMGNNTLADMIMKNCSQTNQCVTASANFGITKIVINNQCCNTNLCNTQTEPESPKMIPNGIHCHTCSGEDCASALPCVDEEDHCIKATVFSDGQMMTMKGCATRSFCNGDLSTKIGQSSISADQSCCKGHLCNSAPTVSLSRFFQLGILMYILQTAF, from the exons ATGGCACAGCCTCTGCTCTTTATTCTCATCAGTACACTTTTCTATGAAG TAAATTCCCTAACCTGCTATCAGTGCATACCGGAGACCTCTATTAAATGCACTGAAACTAAAGTGGAGTGTCCTGTTGGTCAGTGTGGGACTATGAGAACCACATCTTATATGG GAAACAACACATTGGCTGACATGATCATGAAGAACTGCTCTCAAACCAATCAATGCGTGACTGCATCCGCAAACTTTGGAATTACAAAAATAGTCATTAACAATCAGTGCTGCAACACTAACCTGTGCAATACCCAGACTGAACCCG AATCCCCCAAGATGATCCCGAATGGAATCCACTGCCACACTTGCAGTGGAGAAGACTGTGCATCAGCTTTACCTTGTGTAGACGAGGAAGATCACTGTATCAAGGCAACAG TCTTTAGTGATGGACAGATGATGACGATGAAAGGATGTGCGACCAGAAGTTTTTGTAATGGTGACTTGTCCACAAAGATCGGCCAGTCCAGCATATCGGCGGACCAGAGCTGCTGTAAAGGTCATCTGTGTAACAGCGCTCCAACAGTCAGTCTTAGCCGCTTCTTTCAGCTGGGGATTCTGATGTACATCCTACAGACCGCATTTTGA
- the LOC132157919 gene encoding uncharacterized protein LOC132157919: MALHITLLLTTALFSKDSTGTCKSNGVIITCPSRCGSITTTVYSDGKLVKSSAARTCTDPVSCVTGSMNSEKSKVTLNSQCCDTYNCNFGNAPDLPVKPLNGKKCFTCNATADCTNTMACEGDETRCFITTADVNGKNVTTKGCSSTLFCGNGTLALGLPVQSYGFGAYMKCCEGNLCNGAQSLRVYFLMLVPLLSLFVFLF; encoded by the exons ATTCTACTGGAACATGCAAATCAAATGGGGTAATAATAACATGTCCATCCCGTTGTGGCTCCATAACCACAACCGTATACTCAG ACGGCAAATTAGTGAAAAGCAGTGCTGCAAGGACTTGCACAGATCCTGTTTCATGTGTTACTGGAAGCATGAATTCTGAAAAAAGCAAAGTGACCCTCAACTCCCAGTGCTGCGATACATATAACTGCAACTTTGGAAATGCACCAG ATTTGCCAGTAAAGCCTCTAAATGGGAAGAAATGTTTCACCTGCAATGCCACTGCAGACTGCACAAATACAATGGCTTGTGAGGGTGATGAGACTCGGTGCTTTATTACAACAG CTGATGTTAATGGAAAGAATGTGACCACGAAAGGCTGTTCAAGCACGCTGTTCTGTGGGAACGGGACACTGGCACTGGGATTACCTGTACAGTCCTACGGCTTTGGTGCTTACATGAAATGTTGTGAAGGAAACCTGTGTAATGGTGCTCAGAGCTTGAGAGTTTATTTCCTGATGCTGGTACCACTTCTCTCtctatttgtctttttattttag